Proteins from one Ktedonobacterales bacterium genomic window:
- a CDS encoding non-heme iron oxygenase ferredoxin subunit: MSDYVKVASVSDLAPGEMTLVEVDGELICLANVNGAFYAISDECTHVGGALSDGELEGYTVTCPVHFGQFDIRTGEVLQSPPREDATTFDVKIEGEDVLIARPE, encoded by the coding sequence GTGTCAGACTATGTGAAGGTTGCTTCTGTCTCAGACCTGGCTCCTGGTGAAATGACCCTGGTAGAAGTGGATGGAGAACTCATCTGCCTGGCAAACGTCAATGGCGCCTTCTACGCGATTAGCGATGAATGTACCCATGTTGGCGGAGCTTTGAGCGATGGGGAATTGGAAGGATACACCGTTACCTGCCCCGTACACTTCGGCCAGTTTGATATTCGCACTGGCGAAGTCCTCCAAAGTCCTCCACGCGAGGATGCCACAACCTTTGATGTCAAAATCGAGGGAGAGGATGTCCTCATTGCCAGGCCGGAATAA
- a CDS encoding HD domain-containing protein — MALDRAEAFRLFTEWNQNEGLVKHGLAMEAALRAYARKFGEDENRWGIAGMLHDIDYERHPSVEEHGKVGADLLRQQNYPDDVVHAVQAHNDYHGLPRNDLLSKTVFACDELTGLITATALVRPNKSILGLEASSVKKKMKDKAFARGVNREEIIKGAEGLEVDLTEHITFVIHAMEAEADALGLRGTDAAQ; from the coding sequence ATGGCGTTAGATCGAGCCGAGGCGTTTCGCCTCTTTACCGAGTGGAACCAGAATGAAGGTCTGGTCAAGCATGGCCTGGCGATGGAGGCAGCCTTGCGCGCCTATGCCCGCAAGTTTGGCGAAGATGAGAACAGGTGGGGCATTGCGGGCATGCTGCACGATATTGATTACGAGCGGCACCCGAGCGTGGAGGAGCATGGCAAGGTGGGCGCTGATCTGCTGCGCCAGCAGAACTATCCTGATGATGTGGTCCACGCGGTGCAGGCGCATAACGATTATCATGGGCTGCCGCGCAACGATCTGCTCTCTAAGACGGTCTTTGCCTGCGATGAACTGACCGGCCTGATTACGGCTACGGCGCTGGTGCGGCCCAATAAGAGTATCCTGGGCCTGGAGGCGAGTTCGGTCAAGAAAAAGATGAAGGATAAAGCGTTTGCGCGCGGCGTGAATCGTGAGGAGATCATCAAGGGCGCGGAAGGTCTGGAAGTGGACCTGACCGAGCATATTACGTTTGTGATTCACGCGATGGAGGCCGAGGCGGATGCGCTTGGCCTGCGCGGGACTGACGCCGCGCAATAA
- a CDS encoding SDR family oxidoreductase, with product MDFGIKGQGAVIAAASKGLGRACALALAAEGVNVAVFARDLDALNETAAAARARGVQALAIQADVTRPDQIRQVVERAASEFGRLDILICNAGGPPPGTFASVNEEQWEQAFQLNLMSVVRLVNAALPHMRRQGGGRIITLVSTSVREPIEGLILSNSIRPGVIGLAKTLARELGPDHITINNIITGSIMTARQRSLRERTAQQLGISLEEAIKQVEKDIPLGRLGEPEELAALVAFLASRQAAYITGASIPVDGGIMKGIW from the coding sequence ATGGATTTTGGTATCAAAGGCCAGGGAGCGGTCATTGCCGCTGCCAGTAAAGGACTGGGGCGCGCCTGCGCGCTGGCCCTGGCGGCTGAGGGTGTCAACGTCGCCGTCTTTGCCCGCGATCTGGACGCGCTGAACGAAACCGCCGCAGCCGCGCGGGCTCGTGGCGTCCAGGCACTCGCCATCCAGGCGGATGTCACCCGGCCAGACCAGATTCGCCAGGTGGTCGAGCGCGCGGCCAGTGAGTTTGGGCGGCTTGATATTCTCATCTGCAACGCCGGTGGCCCGCCGCCGGGAACCTTCGCCTCGGTGAACGAAGAGCAGTGGGAGCAGGCGTTTCAACTCAATTTGATGAGCGTTGTCCGGCTCGTCAACGCCGCGCTCCCGCATATGCGCCGTCAGGGTGGCGGGCGCATCATCACCCTCGTCTCCACCTCGGTGCGCGAGCCTATCGAGGGCCTGATCCTCTCCAACAGCATCCGCCCTGGGGTCATCGGCCTGGCAAAGACGCTTGCCAGAGAGCTAGGGCCAGATCACATCACCATCAACAACATCATTACCGGAAGCATCATGACCGCCCGCCAGCGTTCCCTGCGCGAGCGCACCGCCCAGCAGCTTGGCATCTCCCTGGAAGAAGCCATCAAGCAGGTGGAAAAAGACATCCCGTTGGGACGCCTGGGCGAACCGGAAGAACTGGCGGCTCTGGTTGCGTTCCTCGCCTCGCGCCAGGCCGCTTACATCACCGGCGCCAGCATCCCGGTTGACGGCGGCATCATGAAAGGCATCTGGTGA
- a CDS encoding type II toxin-antitoxin system HicB family antitoxin, translating to MNAPLAVQRYAVVIAWSDEDQAYIASFPDFPTLRTHGATRREALENAEQVLDMAAEVAARHGRVLPQGRSK from the coding sequence ATGAATGCGCCACTCGCTGTGCAGCGCTATGCCGTTGTGATTGCGTGGTCTGATGAGGACCAGGCGTATATTGCTTCGTTTCCCGACTTTCCCACCCTGCGCACGCATGGAGCGACCCGGCGCGAGGCTCTGGAGAACGCAGAGCAGGTGCTTGATATGGCGGCTGAAGTTGCAGCCAGGCATGGGCGAGTATTGCCGCAGGGGCGCTCAAAATAG
- a CDS encoding type II toxin-antitoxin system HicA family toxin, which yields MPPKVRQLRAELQKAGFQEEARRGKGSHTWWEHPDVPEFPVNLAGQDGDDARPYQVRDVRDALAALKRKQKGKKKL from the coding sequence ATGCCGCCGAAAGTACGCCAGTTGCGCGCTGAACTACAGAAGGCTGGCTTTCAGGAAGAGGCCAGGCGGGGGAAGGGTAGCCATACATGGTGGGAGCATCCCGATGTGCCAGAGTTCCCGGTCAACCTGGCTGGACAAGACGGCGATGATGCCAGGCCGTATCAAGTGAGAGATGTGCGTGACGCGCTGGCGGCGCTCAAGCGGAAACAGAAAGGGAAGAAAAAACTATGA